In Equus asinus isolate D_3611 breed Donkey chromosome 13, EquAss-T2T_v2, whole genome shotgun sequence, one DNA window encodes the following:
- the PTGES3L gene encoding putative protein PTGES3L isoform X5: MARQHARTLWYDRPKYVFMEFCVEDSTDVHVLIEDHRLVFSCKSADGVELYNEIEFYAKVNSKDSQDKRSGRSITCFVRKWKEKVAWPRLTKEDIKPVWLSVDFDNWRDWEGDEEVELAQVEHYAEDDSDSADATST, from the exons ATGGCACG GCAGCATGCCCGGACCCTGTGGTACGACAGGCCCAAGTATGTGTTCATGGAGTTTTGTGTTGAGGATAGCACCGATGTCCATGTGCTCATCGAAGACCACCGCCTTGTGTTCAG CTGCAAGAGTGCCGATGGAGTGGAATTGTACAATGAAATTGAGTTCTATGCCAAGGTGAACTCCAAG GACTCCCAGGATAAGCGCTCTGGCCGCTCCATTACTTGCTTTgtgaggaaatggaaggagaaagtGGCCTGGCCCCGGCTCACCAAGGAGGATATCAAG CCAGTGTGGTTGTCTGTGGACTTTGATAACTGGAGAGACTGGGAAGGGGATGAAGAGGTGGAGCTGGCTCAGGTGGAACATTACGCAGAG gatGATTCTGACAGTGCCGACGCAACAA GCACTTGA
- the PTGES3L gene encoding putative protein PTGES3L isoform X2 codes for MARQHARTLWYDRPKYVFMEFCVEDSTDVHVLIEDHRLVFSCKSADGVELYNEIEFYAKVNSKDSQDKRSGRSITCFVRKWKEKVAWPRLTKEDIKPVWLSVDFDNWRDWEGDEEVELAQVEHYAELLKKVSTKKPPPAMDDLDDDSDSADATST; via the exons ATGGCACG GCAGCATGCCCGGACCCTGTGGTACGACAGGCCCAAGTATGTGTTCATGGAGTTTTGTGTTGAGGATAGCACCGATGTCCATGTGCTCATCGAAGACCACCGCCTTGTGTTCAG CTGCAAGAGTGCCGATGGAGTGGAATTGTACAATGAAATTGAGTTCTATGCCAAGGTGAACTCCAAG GACTCCCAGGATAAGCGCTCTGGCCGCTCCATTACTTGCTTTgtgaggaaatggaaggagaaagtGGCCTGGCCCCGGCTCACCAAGGAGGATATCAAG CCAGTGTGGTTGTCTGTGGACTTTGATAACTGGAGAGACTGGGAAGGGGATGAAGAGGTGGAGCTGGCTCAGGTGGAACATTACGCAGAG CTTTTGAAGAAGGTCAGCACCAAGAAACCTCCCCCAGCCATGGATGACCTGGAT gatGATTCTGACAGTGCCGACGCAACAA GCACTTGA
- the PTGES3L gene encoding putative protein PTGES3L isoform X4, with protein sequence MEFCVEDSTDVHVLIEDHRLVFSCKSADGVELYNEIEFYAKVNSKDSQDKRSGRSITCFVRKWKEKVAWPRLTKEDIKPVWLSVDFDNWRDWEGDEEVELAQVEHYAELLKKVSTKKPPPAMDDLDDDSDSADATST encoded by the exons ATGGAGTTTTGTGTTGAGGATAGCACCGATGTCCATGTGCTCATCGAAGACCACCGCCTTGTGTTCAG CTGCAAGAGTGCCGATGGAGTGGAATTGTACAATGAAATTGAGTTCTATGCCAAGGTGAACTCCAAG GACTCCCAGGATAAGCGCTCTGGCCGCTCCATTACTTGCTTTgtgaggaaatggaaggagaaagtGGCCTGGCCCCGGCTCACCAAGGAGGATATCAAG CCAGTGTGGTTGTCTGTGGACTTTGATAACTGGAGAGACTGGGAAGGGGATGAAGAGGTGGAGCTGGCTCAGGTGGAACATTACGCAGAG CTTTTGAAGAAGGTCAGCACCAAGAAACCTCCCCCAGCCATGGATGACCTGGAT gatGATTCTGACAGTGCCGACGCAACAA GCACTTGA
- the PTGES3L gene encoding putative protein PTGES3L isoform X1, with amino-acid sequence MARQHARTLWYDRPKYVFMEFCVEDSTDVHVLIEDHRLVFSCKSADGVELYNEIEFYAKVNSKDSQDKRSGRSITCFVRKWKEKVAWPRLTKEDIKPVWLSVDFDNWRDWEGDEEVELAQVEHYAELLKKVSTKKPPPAMDDLDDDSDSADATSN; translated from the exons ATGGCACG GCAGCATGCCCGGACCCTGTGGTACGACAGGCCCAAGTATGTGTTCATGGAGTTTTGTGTTGAGGATAGCACCGATGTCCATGTGCTCATCGAAGACCACCGCCTTGTGTTCAG CTGCAAGAGTGCCGATGGAGTGGAATTGTACAATGAAATTGAGTTCTATGCCAAGGTGAACTCCAAG GACTCCCAGGATAAGCGCTCTGGCCGCTCCATTACTTGCTTTgtgaggaaatggaaggagaaagtGGCCTGGCCCCGGCTCACCAAGGAGGATATCAAG CCAGTGTGGTTGTCTGTGGACTTTGATAACTGGAGAGACTGGGAAGGGGATGAAGAGGTGGAGCTGGCTCAGGTGGAACATTACGCAGAG CTTTTGAAGAAGGTCAGCACCAAGAAACCTCCCCCAGCCATGGATGACCTGGAT gatGATTCTGACAGTGCCGACGCAACAAGTAATTAA
- the PTGES3L gene encoding putative protein PTGES3L isoform X3 — protein sequence MEFCVEDSTDVHVLIEDHRLVFSCKSADGVELYNEIEFYAKVNSKDSQDKRSGRSITCFVRKWKEKVAWPRLTKEDIKPVWLSVDFDNWRDWEGDEEVELAQVEHYAELLKKVSTKKPPPAMDDLDDDSDSADATSN from the exons ATGGAGTTTTGTGTTGAGGATAGCACCGATGTCCATGTGCTCATCGAAGACCACCGCCTTGTGTTCAG CTGCAAGAGTGCCGATGGAGTGGAATTGTACAATGAAATTGAGTTCTATGCCAAGGTGAACTCCAAG GACTCCCAGGATAAGCGCTCTGGCCGCTCCATTACTTGCTTTgtgaggaaatggaaggagaaagtGGCCTGGCCCCGGCTCACCAAGGAGGATATCAAG CCAGTGTGGTTGTCTGTGGACTTTGATAACTGGAGAGACTGGGAAGGGGATGAAGAGGTGGAGCTGGCTCAGGTGGAACATTACGCAGAG CTTTTGAAGAAGGTCAGCACCAAGAAACCTCCCCCAGCCATGGATGACCTGGAT gatGATTCTGACAGTGCCGACGCAACAAGTAATTAA